A window of Phragmites australis chromosome 2, lpPhrAust1.1, whole genome shotgun sequence genomic DNA:
TCGCCCACTCCAGCTCTCCTCTCGACCTGCGCAGGAATTGGCGACACGATCAACGACCCATCTCTCTGCCTGCCCTCGCAAATCTGCTCCCTCAAGATGGTAATCCCTGCCTCCATCCTCCTTTCTGGCAAAATTTTACCCCTCGCGTCTCTGTTTCCTCGATTTTGTTAGGGTTTATGAGCAGGAACATATGAAAGAAATCCAGGCTTTTTTGCTTCTTCCCTATCTTTTTTCGCGGAATTGACCTTTCTGTAATTCGCTTTTCCAGATTTTTTGCGTACTTGAATTGACTGCTCAAGCTGTTGGGTTTCGTTCACTGCTCGTGCAGGGGTCTTGCCCTTCGGTGAAGAACATTCTTGTGCTGGATTCGGAAGGGAAGCGCGTGGCCGTGAAGTATTACAGCGATGACTGGCCCTCTCTGTCCTCCAAGCTGGCTTTCGAGAAGGCAGTCTTCACAAAAACCCAGAAAACGGGTGCGAGAACAGAAGGTGATTTGCCATAAAACCTTTGAGCACAGTGTACTTTTGTTCTAATTGTGTGCTTCCTAGCAAAAGCAATATTGTGTTTTATCTGAAAAATTTATGTCATGTGAAGAATGGCCACCTTCGTCCTGGTAAGGTTGATTAGCTATCACGATAGAGCGGATGTACCTGGATCTCTTACACTACTGTTGGTTAAATTAGCTTGTCAAGTTCTGGTGGTGTATTCATGAGGCGCATTGCTAATTTCGACGAGGAAGTCAATTCATTCATTTTAAACCACAGGAAATCTTGATATATTATTAGTTATTACCCGACTTTAAGGAAGCCACCTAGTTTGAGCAAGTTGTACGTGAATAAAAAGAAATGCCAAACCAAAAGAAAGCAAAACAATATAAAGGAATCCTATGAGTCATCCATTCGCATTTCAGATCTTCTGATCCGCAGTATGTTGCCTTGCGGTCAATGTATTTTGCAAATTGCGATTTTTATGTATTCTTGCCAATTACGTTTAAATATTATCTATAATGTTTGAGTTTCCCATTGATTTTGCAGAAGAATATTATGCTCTGTTGTACTCAAGgattttgttatttttcttgacATTCACCAAGTATACAAAATTGTGGTGAAATAATGCACTTTCTCACTAAATATGCTGTTCTCAAGTGATGTCTGGTGCCAATTTTAAATGCATTGCTTCTCTCCGTTAAACATCAATTCTTTTTTTTGTAATTCCATAAACTCCTATTCCGTTTCATGAGAAAGCAAAGTAATTTACATGCTAGATTGTTTATTTCAAGTCAGCCATCTATATTCATCCAGAATTCTTTTCTGTTTCCTGTGTGCAGCTGAGATAGTAATGTTTGATGGTCATATCGTTGTGTACAAGTTCATCGGAGATCTACATCTTTTTGTAactggaggagaggaggagaatgaGCTCATTTTAGCATCTGTTCTTCAGGGGTTTTCTGATGCTGTTGGCCGCCTTCTCAGGTTTttgctaacttttttttttgttgcaccTTGTCTTTTATTCTGTTCGATTCTGTTAGAATGTTTGCTCTTGTTAAACTAATCAAAGTTGGTCTCTGTTTTTCGGTTCCAGAAACAATGTGGACAAAAGGACCGCACTTGAAAACCTGGATCTTATCTTTTTATGCCTTGACGAAGTTGTTGATGGAGGGTAATTCCTGCCTCGCAGATGTTAAGATtctgttatttttattttattgtttgcgattttctttttctcctaaCATTGCAAAATGAAACTTGCAAGTACTGTTTTTTCTAGTGTTGCTATCATCATATAGGAATTCAAGTAGCATTGTGAAACTTGCAAAATGttgtttgcaattttctagTGTTGGTATCATTATATAGGAATTCAAGTAGCATTGTTAATTTGACAATTATCACATATGTGGAGTTTATGTTGAAGGCGAGAATAGAGGAAGGACTGATGTTGGTGATGCTTCATCGGAGGGTTACAGATAATGATTATattgttgctgttgttgttgtcaAGAAACTTCCTCATCTGATTTGCGCCTAGTGCAGTACTTTGTTAACGTGCTTACAAATGGTGCCCTCATATGGGCAGTGCAGTGATTACCTATTTATGGAGGTAAATAACTTTGTGGAATGCATGTCTTGAGCTGTTGTGGACATGAACAGAGCAACCCCAGTTGATGCAGAAGTGCTATAATGCAGAATGTTTATGTTTAGACTGTTAATTATTTGGTGAATTTTGATCTTGTAAATATTTTGTTGATTATAGTCAAACGGCTGTGCAGGATTGTTCTGGAAACAGATCCAGGTGTGATTGCTGAGAAGGTGTCAGGCCATGGATTAGAAGGAGCTGGATCGTTCACTGAGCAGGTATGTTACAGCACTGTTGTTTAGTTAATCTGATAATTCTGTAGTTCCAGGTGACCTATTTTATTTTCTACGTGCAGACGATAAGCCAGGCCCTAGCAACAGCAAGGGAACACTTTGCGAGGTCTCTCCTCAAGTAATGGCGTGGCATCCTTGGGGTTGAGTTGTTGACGATGAACTAGACTCGAACTCTCATGTTTCCTGCTGTAGATGAGCACTACATAGTTTGTGAGGAAGGAACTAGATTTCTTGAATCATTGTATGTGAGTTGGTGATCCTTTGCTGTGGTTGTCGACATATTGTTACCAGTTTTTTGGTGGAGCTTGACTGGTGATCAAAGTCTTCGTTAAGAAGGTTATGCACGGTGAAGTTGTTCTTGTCGTTTCACTTCACAGCCCTTGGATGTAGCGCAATCGAGCAGCTCTGCTACGCTGCTTGCGATCCGCAATTTTCTCCAATAGACATGTCAATGCTAAGATATTAAAGCCGGATTTTACAAGCTTAAAGACGTTCATGTCTGCTAATTTCACTATTTCAGTCTACAATGACCAAAAATGTTCATATCCTAAATAACCGAaatccattatctaaaaaaaaaaacgaaatccGCATTACATTTGTATCGCCTATTGGTACCTTTTGTATCATGTCGGAGAAAGGGGGAAAAACACAGTAAGAAACTGAAGGGTCGGAATCACTCCGGCAATTTGCTGCCGGGACTGCTAACGTACTGGCACAGCAGGTCTCTCTGCGTGACCGCGCTGTTGTCCGCCACATTGCTGACCTGCTGCCTGTAGCCGTCATCGTGGTTGTGCGATGCCGGCATCCCATCCCTCACGGCATCTTCAAGGTCGATCATTATGTTGGTGAGCAAGCAGCAGGCGTAGATGATCCTCGGCAGCCGGTGCTTGTCCGGCCTCCATAGCTCTCCCTTGAGAACCTGCCACCTTTCCTTCAGATTGGCCAGGGCACCTTGCACCACCATTCTTGTCGCAGCGTGCCGCTTGTTGAAGTCCGCTTTCTCTGGAGATAAATCATGTTCTTGGTATGG
This region includes:
- the LOC133909109 gene encoding coatomer subunit zeta-3-like; the protein is MGSCPSVKNILVLDSEGKRVAVKYYSDDWPSLSSKLAFEKAVFTKTQKTGARTEAEIVMFDGHIVVYKFIGDLHLFVTGGEEENELILASVLQGFSDAVGRLLRNNVDKRTALENLDLIFLCLDEVVDGGIVLETDPGVIAEKVSGHGLEGAGSFTEQTISQALATAREHFARSLLK